In Dyadobacter sp. NIV53, a single window of DNA contains:
- a CDS encoding family 16 glycoside hydrolase, with protein MKKHVYILLILCLLVFQAIAQTDQNRTLTTKVADLLAQVPAENAAGLKKNMEELAGLGKSGLVQIASMLTPPGKGDNTKIQYALGGFTYAATQSGKEEWRKMAAEAYGEALSKVNDPDSKNFLIYQLQTVGKDESVDILKSYLSDERLAGPASRTLARIASSASGAALLQALGTAKGTSQIAIIEALGESRYKEAASAIEKTAVSTDLNLRKVSLFALAEMGAPSSESILMAAAQKVLYRYDEADATAVYIKYLANLARNGSTAIAEKAALELIKNTPAPEQTATRSSALKVYSDSKKRESVPVLVKAMESTDPQYRASALKLGQKYTMADGTTPWLNAMKKAKPEVQAEIIMMLGRAESKDALPAVIKSLGSKDENVKLAAIWAAGKIGQESSIVSLIPILKNGNAEEIKTVKSTLLTMKGNNVVDMLATALPSLPVTSQPAVIDVLAARGASSKFSVITALLKSTDPEVKKSAFSALKSVAASNDLPPLFELLNTISSTEEISAVQSAISAGVKGSGDAGKQSDLILKQIAASPAGKQSNYLAVLATIGGKKALSSVVTAFNSGDAATKKAAIGSLSTWIDASAANELLAIAKKTTDAEELNSALNGYVAAISKSAKTPVNKVIMLREAMSLAKTDDQKELILKELPKYKTFNAMLFAGEYLDNAAVQQAAAQAVMSIGLANKNFYGAKTRELLTKTSSVLKGQDSEYQKESIRKHLAEMPAGDGFVALFNGKDLTGWKGLVENPIARGKMSADTLAAKQKKADDAAKKDWYAKDGELVFSGHGDNLATVKQYGDFEMYVDWKIQKDGDAGIYLRGTPQVQIWDTSRVDVGAQVGSGGLYNNTKNQSKPTKLADNAIGDWNTFHITMIGDRVSVDLNGENVVDNVILENYWDRNLPIFAKEQIELQAHGNQINYRDIYVREITRPEPFQLSDVEKKEGFKVLFDGTNMFEWMGNTTDYFIENGELVVDPKRGGKGNLFTKDEYSDFDFRFEFQLTPGANNGLGIRTPLEGDAAYVGTEIQILDNDADIYKDLKEYQYHGSAYGIIPAKRGFLKPLGEWNYEEVRVQGSKIKVTLNGTVIVDGDLAEASKNGTADHREHPGLSRTKGYLGFLGHGSALKFKNIRVNDLTKSPQTITTSKKKSKKSK; from the coding sequence ATGAAAAAACACGTATATATTTTATTAATACTTTGCCTGCTTGTTTTTCAGGCAATAGCACAGACGGACCAGAACCGGACTCTTACTACCAAAGTAGCCGATTTACTGGCTCAGGTGCCGGCTGAAAATGCAGCTGGCCTCAAAAAAAATATGGAAGAGCTGGCCGGACTCGGCAAATCAGGTCTCGTTCAGATCGCTTCCATGCTGACACCACCCGGCAAAGGGGATAATACAAAAATCCAGTATGCGTTGGGTGGATTTACCTACGCTGCTACTCAGTCGGGTAAGGAAGAATGGCGTAAAATGGCTGCCGAAGCATACGGTGAAGCACTATCGAAAGTGAATGATCCGGATAGCAAAAACTTTCTGATTTATCAGCTTCAAACAGTTGGAAAAGATGAATCCGTTGATATTCTCAAATCTTATTTAAGTGACGAAAGACTTGCCGGGCCGGCATCAAGAACTTTGGCCAGAATTGCCTCTTCTGCATCCGGTGCTGCTTTACTTCAGGCTCTTGGCACTGCAAAAGGAACCAGTCAGATTGCTATCATAGAAGCACTTGGAGAAAGCCGCTATAAAGAAGCTGCTTCCGCAATTGAAAAAACAGCAGTAAGTACTGATTTGAATTTACGTAAAGTAAGCTTGTTTGCACTGGCTGAAATGGGCGCTCCTTCATCCGAAAGCATCCTGATGGCAGCAGCGCAAAAGGTTTTATACCGTTATGACGAAGCTGATGCCACAGCTGTTTATATTAAATATTTAGCTAACCTTGCACGCAACGGAAGTACCGCGATTGCTGAAAAAGCAGCTTTGGAATTAATAAAAAATACTCCTGCACCTGAACAAACTGCTACCAGATCTTCGGCGTTGAAAGTTTATTCTGACAGCAAGAAACGTGAAAGTGTACCCGTTTTGGTAAAAGCAATGGAAAGTACAGATCCTCAATATCGTGCTTCTGCTTTAAAATTAGGTCAGAAATATACGATGGCAGATGGTACTACACCCTGGCTTAATGCAATGAAAAAAGCAAAGCCGGAAGTGCAGGCCGAAATTATAATGATGCTTGGAAGAGCTGAATCAAAAGATGCGTTGCCGGCGGTTATCAAGTCGTTGGGTTCAAAAGATGAAAATGTAAAACTGGCAGCAATATGGGCAGCCGGAAAAATTGGTCAGGAGAGCAGTATTGTAAGTTTAATACCAATATTGAAAAATGGTAATGCAGAAGAAATAAAAACAGTAAAAAGCACTTTACTAACTATGAAAGGTAACAATGTAGTCGACATGCTGGCGACTGCACTTCCTTCGTTGCCGGTAACTTCCCAACCTGCGGTAATTGATGTTTTGGCTGCCAGAGGTGCAAGTTCAAAGTTCAGTGTAATTACTGCTTTGCTTAAAAGTACAGATCCGGAAGTAAAAAAATCTGCTTTCAGCGCTTTGAAATCCGTAGCAGCTTCCAATGATCTGCCTCCTTTATTTGAGTTATTGAACACAATTTCTTCTACTGAGGAAATTTCAGCCGTTCAGAGTGCCATTAGTGCCGGCGTTAAAGGATCAGGAGATGCAGGCAAACAAAGCGATCTGATTTTAAAACAAATAGCAGCATCACCAGCTGGCAAACAGTCTAATTATCTGGCTGTTCTGGCAACAATAGGTGGTAAAAAAGCATTGTCGTCTGTGGTTACCGCTTTTAATTCAGGTGATGCAGCGACTAAAAAAGCAGCAATTGGTTCTTTGTCGACCTGGATAGATGCCAGTGCAGCAAATGAGTTGCTGGCTATTGCAAAAAAGACAACAGACGCCGAGGAACTGAATTCCGCTCTGAATGGATATGTTGCAGCTATTTCAAAATCTGCTAAAACGCCGGTCAACAAGGTAATTATGCTTCGTGAAGCTATGAGCCTTGCCAAAACGGATGATCAAAAGGAATTGATCCTGAAAGAACTGCCGAAATACAAGACTTTTAATGCCATGCTTTTTGCCGGTGAGTATCTGGATAATGCAGCAGTACAACAAGCAGCTGCACAGGCAGTAATGAGTATTGGTTTGGCTAATAAAAATTTCTATGGCGCCAAAACCCGTGAATTGCTTACTAAGACTTCATCTGTTTTGAAAGGACAGGACAGCGAATATCAGAAAGAATCTATCCGCAAGCATTTGGCAGAAATGCCAGCCGGAGATGGTTTTGTTGCTTTATTTAACGGAAAAGATCTGACAGGTTGGAAAGGATTGGTTGAAAATCCGATTGCAAGAGGTAAAATGAGTGCGGATACACTGGCTGCCAAACAGAAAAAAGCAGACGATGCTGCTAAAAAAGACTGGTATGCAAAAGATGGTGAACTTGTATTCTCCGGGCATGGAGATAATTTGGCCACTGTGAAGCAGTATGGTGATTTTGAAATGTATGTAGACTGGAAAATACAAAAAGACGGCGATGCAGGAATTTATTTACGTGGTACTCCGCAGGTACAGATCTGGGATACTTCGCGGGTGGATGTGGGTGCACAGGTTGGTTCAGGCGGATTATATAACAATACTAAAAATCAAAGCAAGCCTACCAAACTAGCTGATAATGCAATCGGGGACTGGAACACATTTCACATCACGATGATCGGTGACAGGGTTTCGGTTGATCTGAACGGAGAAAATGTGGTTGACAATGTAATCCTGGAAAATTACTGGGATCGTAACCTTCCTATTTTTGCCAAAGAACAAATTGAATTACAGGCACATGGCAACCAGATTAATTACCGTGATATTTATGTTCGTGAAATCACAAGACCAGAACCTTTTCAACTTTCCGATGTAGAAAAAAAGGAAGGCTTTAAAGTTTTGTTTGATGGCACCAACATGTTCGAATGGATGGGAAATACGACTGATTATTTTATTGAAAATGGTGAGTTGGTTGTTGATCCAAAACGAGGAGGAAAGGGAAATCTGTTTACCAAAGACGAATACAGCGATTTTGATTTCCGTTTCGAATTCCAGTTAACACCAGGTGCAAATAATGGTTTAGGGATTCGCACGCCGTTGGAAGGCGATGCAGCTTATGTCGGAACAGAAATCCAGATTCTGGATAATGATGCGGATATCTATAAAGATCTGAAAGAATACCAGTATCACGGATCAGCTTATGGAATTATTCCTGCAAAACGTGGATTCCTTAAACCGTTAGGCGAATGGAATTACGAAGAAGTAAGGGTTCAGGGATCAAAAATTAAAGTGACTTTAAACGGCACTGTAATTGTTGACGGAGATCTTGCAGAAGCCAGTAAAAATGGTACCGCTGATCATCGCGAACATCCGGGATTGAGCAGAACAAAAGGTTATTTAGGATTTCTAGGCCATGGTTCAGCGCTTAAATTCAAGAACATTCGTGTAAACGACCTGACTAAATCTCCACAGACCATAACTACTTCGAAGAAAAAATCTAAGAAAAGTAAATAG
- a CDS encoding SMP-30/gluconolactonase/LRE family protein, producing MQTKRTIFTVIIVFFSVLTTHAQHSLTRIWSTEATLPIPESVLYNAQDKLLYVAQIDGKSGEKDGKGGIAKVGLDGKIIAQDWITGLNAPKGMGKIGNKLYVADVTDIVEIDSKTGKILKKYEVEGAKFLNDLTIDAKGNIYVSDSDTKKVHLLSDGKVSTYFEDLTRPNGLLSVGSDLLIADNGALKRLSGDKKITTIAEGMDKSTDGIEQVKPGEYIVSCWAGMVFYVKEDGTTEKLLDTSADQVNSADIGYDSIKKIVYVPTFMKNSVVAYQLK from the coding sequence ATGCAAACAAAGCGTACGATATTCACAGTAATAATTGTCTTCTTTTCAGTTCTTACAACACACGCACAGCATTCACTTACACGGATCTGGTCAACAGAAGCAACTCTTCCAATACCTGAGTCGGTATTATACAACGCTCAGGATAAACTTTTATATGTAGCCCAGATTGACGGGAAATCAGGCGAAAAAGACGGTAAAGGTGGTATCGCGAAAGTAGGACTGGATGGAAAAATTATTGCTCAGGATTGGATTACCGGCCTTAATGCTCCCAAAGGAATGGGAAAAATTGGTAATAAACTCTATGTGGCTGATGTTACCGATATCGTAGAGATTGATTCAAAAACTGGAAAAATCCTTAAAAAATACGAAGTGGAAGGAGCGAAATTTCTGAATGATTTGACGATAGATGCAAAGGGGAATATTTATGTTTCTGACTCTGATACAAAAAAAGTACATTTATTGAGCGATGGCAAGGTTTCAACGTACTTTGAAGATCTAACCCGTCCTAATGGATTGCTTTCTGTCGGCTCAGATCTCCTGATTGCAGATAATGGCGCATTAAAACGGCTTAGCGGAGATAAAAAAATAACAACCATTGCAGAAGGCATGGATAAAAGTACCGACGGAATTGAACAGGTGAAACCGGGAGAATATATTGTGTCGTGTTGGGCCGGAATGGTCTTTTATGTAAAGGAGGACGGAACTACTGAGAAGTTGCTGGATACCAGCGCTGACCAAGTTAATTCAGCTGATATTGGCTATGACAGCATCAAAAAAATTGTATATGTCCCAACTTTTATGAAAAATAGTGTTGTGGCATATCAGTTAAAATAA
- a CDS encoding RNA-binding protein: MDIFVGSLSFKLKESELREAFEKFGEVSSAKIIIDKITRQSKGFGFVEMPDEEQAKLAIKELNGVEMYGRPLVVNESQKKESAGRTGDSRPRSDAPKSQGFSREKPSGGFGGGGYSGGGGYSGGGGNSGGGYGSGGYSSGKPKSDYDRSGGRGGDFKKGGGGSKRGDSRDRGDDW; this comes from the coding sequence ATGGACATTTTTGTTGGGAGTCTTTCCTTTAAGTTGAAGGAAAGCGAGTTGCGTGAGGCTTTTGAAAAATTTGGCGAAGTAAGCTCCGCAAAAATCATTATTGACAAAATTACTCGTCAAAGCAAGGGGTTTGGGTTTGTAGAAATGCCTGATGAAGAACAGGCTAAACTAGCCATAAAAGAGTTGAACGGAGTTGAAATGTATGGGCGCCCATTGGTTGTGAATGAATCACAGAAAAAAGAATCAGCAGGAAGAACAGGAGATAGCAGACCACGGAGTGATGCCCCGAAAAGCCAGGGATTTAGCAGAGAGAAACCAAGTGGAGGTTTTGGCGGAGGCGGATATAGTGGCGGCGGCGGATATAGCGGAGGTGGAGGTAACAGCGGAGGCGGGTATGGAAGCGGAGGTTACAGCAGTGGTAAACCAAAATCTGATTATGACCGCTCCGGCGGACGTGGAGGTGATTTCAAAAAAGGTGGCGGTGGTTCAAAAAGAGGCGATAGCAGGGACAGAGGGGATGATTGGTGA
- a CDS encoding IS1182 family transposase has translation MGRRQPTFKPYHQHQLMLLPPSLDELIPKDHACRVVNDIVNRISLEPLNAAYHTTGSSSYHPQMLLKVLVYGYVSNIYSSRKLEAACKESIYFMYLSSMSYPDHNTINRFRGVRLKNALRAVFEQVVELLALEGFLSIEEVYTDGTKIEANANKYTFVWKKAITTNKEKMKKQLAHIWEYAQSVAASEDNLPDPPDLTTINKEKVQQTVDKLNQVLAGKDNVDKKMKAKLGYVTKHYPVNIERYEKQEAILGERNSYSKTDIDATFMRLKEDHMKNGQLKPAYNVQISTSNQFIVNYTIHSNTTDTNTLAEHLQQHENSFGASPKCLTADAGYGSEENYTLLEGKNVTAYVKYSLFDKRQNRAYNKKHPFSADKLFYNAAADHYICPMGQKMRYIGNSKRKTVTGFEQTAKLYKAINCQGCPLNGVCHKSKSERIIQVNVNLERQKKKADELLKSEEGIEKRKKRCFDVEPVFGNIKNNHGFRRFMLRGKHKVEIEWGLLAIAQNIRKRAA, from the coding sequence ATGGGACGCCGACAGCCTACTTTCAAACCTTATCATCAACATCAGTTGATGCTCTTACCCCCAAGTTTAGATGAGTTGATACCCAAAGATCATGCTTGTCGTGTGGTTAATGATATCGTAAACAGGATCAGTTTAGAGCCGTTGAATGCTGCTTATCATACAACAGGCTCATCCAGTTATCATCCCCAGATGCTATTGAAAGTCTTGGTTTACGGCTACGTGAGCAACATTTATTCGAGTAGGAAGTTAGAAGCAGCTTGCAAGGAGAGCATCTACTTTATGTACCTGAGCTCGATGAGCTATCCTGATCATAACACAATTAACCGGTTCCGGGGCGTACGTTTGAAAAATGCACTGCGTGCTGTTTTTGAGCAGGTGGTGGAGCTGCTTGCTCTGGAAGGATTTTTGAGTATTGAAGAAGTGTACACAGATGGCACGAAAATCGAGGCTAATGCCAATAAATATACTTTTGTGTGGAAGAAGGCGATTACGACCAATAAGGAAAAGATGAAAAAGCAGCTGGCCCATATCTGGGAATATGCTCAGAGTGTTGCTGCCAGTGAAGATAACCTACCAGATCCACCAGACCTGACTACGATCAATAAAGAAAAAGTCCAGCAGACTGTTGATAAACTCAATCAGGTGCTGGCTGGAAAAGACAATGTAGACAAGAAGATGAAGGCCAAACTGGGGTATGTTACCAAACATTATCCGGTCAATATCGAACGTTACGAAAAGCAGGAGGCTATTTTAGGCGAGCGGAATAGTTACAGTAAGACTGATATTGACGCCACATTTATGCGTCTGAAAGAAGATCACATGAAAAATGGTCAGCTTAAACCGGCCTACAATGTGCAAATATCAACTTCGAACCAGTTTATTGTCAATTACACGATCCATTCTAATACGACTGATACCAACACACTTGCAGAGCATCTTCAACAACATGAAAACAGTTTTGGTGCATCACCCAAATGTTTGACTGCCGATGCTGGCTACGGCTCGGAAGAAAATTATACTTTGCTGGAAGGGAAAAATGTAACTGCTTATGTAAAGTATAGCCTCTTTGATAAGCGTCAAAATCGCGCCTACAATAAAAAGCACCCATTCAGTGCTGATAAGCTTTTTTACAACGCTGCGGCAGATCATTATATCTGTCCAATGGGCCAGAAGATGCGCTACATTGGTAACAGCAAACGCAAAACAGTCACGGGTTTTGAGCAGACAGCCAAACTCTACAAGGCTATCAATTGTCAGGGATGTCCACTAAACGGTGTCTGTCACAAGTCGAAAAGTGAAAGGATTATTCAGGTCAATGTGAATTTGGAACGACAGAAAAAGAAAGCAGACGAACTTTTGAAAAGTGAAGAAGGTATTGAAAAACGAAAGAAGCGATGTTTTGATGTAGAACCTGTCTTTGGTAATATTAAAAATAACCACGGATTCCGCCGGTTTATGCTTCGTGGTAAGCACAAGGTCGAAATTGAGTGGGGATTGCTTGCAATAGCACAGAATATTAGAAAAAGGGCTGCATAA
- a CDS encoding DMT family protein — protein sequence MKTAWTIGLLILSNAFMTLAWYGHLKFKELAWFSKLGLFSIILISWGIALFEYCFQVPANRIGFNENGDPFSLVQLKVIQEVITLVIFTLFTLVFFKTETFRINHFIGFLFLVLAVYFIFKK from the coding sequence ATGAAAACAGCCTGGACAATCGGCCTCCTGATACTTTCCAATGCTTTTATGACATTGGCCTGGTACGGTCATTTAAAATTCAAAGAGCTTGCCTGGTTCAGTAAACTTGGCCTTTTTTCCATCATCCTGATCAGTTGGGGAATTGCATTGTTTGAATACTGTTTCCAGGTACCTGCCAATCGTATTGGGTTTAATGAAAATGGAGACCCTTTTTCCCTTGTTCAGCTCAAAGTGATCCAGGAAGTGATTACACTGGTCATCTTTACCTTATTTACTCTGGTGTTTTTCAAAACCGAGACTTTCAGAATAAATCATTTTATTGGATTTCTCTTTTTAGTCTTGGCTGTGTATTTTATTTTTAAGAAATAA
- a CDS encoding nucleoside permease: MKNTTRFQLMAMMFLLYFIWGSWYGQMSKYMFKTLHATGTQVGGAYAAFAIAMIISPFFVGMIADRYFAAQKVLGVLSLAGAVLLYVLTGITDADTFFWVILAYCITFAPTMALTTSIAMQQVKNTEKDFPPIRVMGTVAWIVVSNIIGYYGFGDSVMIFKLSMVAAAFLGVYSFFLPNTPPKPNTSTSFTEILGLDAFKLFKDRSFTIFFISSLLICIPLSFYYAMANPSLTDSGMTNVENKMSLGQVSEVVFMLLIPLAFRRLGVKWMLIVGLIAWIVRFIGFGYGDASSEWLLYLAILLHGVCYDFFFVTGQIYTDSKAGEKYRSSAQGLIAIATYGIGMGIGSWMAGIVADMYTVNDVKNWTSIWMVPAGIAAVVLVLFIFFFKDNKIRATE, from the coding sequence ATGAAGAATACGACACGTTTTCAATTGATGGCCATGATGTTCCTCCTGTATTTTATATGGGGATCCTGGTACGGGCAAATGAGCAAGTACATGTTTAAAACGTTACATGCAACAGGGACTCAGGTAGGCGGTGCTTACGCTGCCTTTGCAATAGCGATGATAATATCACCCTTTTTTGTTGGCATGATTGCTGACCGGTATTTCGCAGCTCAAAAAGTGCTTGGAGTACTAAGCCTAGCAGGAGCTGTTCTGTTGTATGTCCTGACTGGTATTACTGATGCGGATACTTTCTTTTGGGTAATACTGGCCTATTGCATCACATTTGCACCAACGATGGCACTCACTACCTCCATTGCGATGCAACAGGTGAAAAATACCGAGAAAGATTTCCCGCCAATTCGTGTAATGGGCACAGTTGCCTGGATCGTGGTATCAAATATTATAGGTTATTATGGATTTGGTGACAGCGTAATGATCTTCAAACTTTCAATGGTTGCGGCTGCATTTTTAGGGGTTTATTCTTTTTTTCTTCCCAATACGCCTCCTAAACCTAATACCAGTACTTCATTTACAGAAATATTGGGTCTGGATGCCTTTAAGCTTTTCAAAGACCGCTCATTCACGATTTTCTTTATATCTTCTTTGCTGATCTGTATCCCATTGTCATTTTATTATGCAATGGCCAATCCTTCATTAACGGATTCGGGCATGACGAATGTAGAAAATAAAATGTCGTTGGGGCAGGTTTCGGAAGTAGTTTTTATGTTGCTTATTCCATTAGCTTTTAGGCGGTTAGGTGTAAAATGGATGCTGATCGTGGGGCTTATTGCATGGATCGTTCGTTTTATCGGATTTGGCTACGGAGATGCTTCGAGCGAATGGCTTTTGTACCTGGCGATTCTATTGCATGGTGTTTGTTATGATTTCTTTTTTGTAACCGGACAGATATATACGGATAGCAAGGCAGGTGAAAAATATCGCTCTTCAGCACAGGGATTGATCGCGATTGCTACCTATGGAATTGGTATGGGAATTGGATCCTGGATGGCCGGAATCGTGGCAGATATGTACACCGTAAACGATGTGAAAAACTGGACCAGTATCTGGATGGTACCTGCGGGAATTGCTGCGGTAGTACTTGTATTATTTATATTCTTCTTTAAAGATAATAAAATCAGAGCAACTGAATGA
- the mutS gene encoding DNA mismatch repair protein MutS gives MIKERKETPLNKQYNQIKAKYPGALLLFRVGDFYETFGEDAIRASKILGIVLTRRNNGGSHEELAGFPHHSLDNYLPKLVRAGERVAICDQLEDPATAKGIVKRGVTELVTPGVSLNDNVLDVRRNNYLAAVHVGSDDLYGVAFLDISTGEFMTSQGNAAYIDKMLQGFSPAEVLFCKKHKQEFNQLFGGKYHTFQLEDWCFGYDYGYEQLTSHFQTTTLKGFGIENLPMGIIAGGVILHYLRETEHKEVSHINRVTRLEEEKYVWLDRFTVRNLELVNAQQEGGVPLIQILDQTVTPMGARLLRKWVVLPLKEKLPIEERLNTVDHFLSHEDFHDAVTQYLKHIGDLERLISKVAVRRISPRELVQLKKSLKQIGPIKELLSKLVEEDKKENPGKVKSTSGSAYAILGKYADQLNPCSFLIDKIETEIKDDAPVLSNQGRMVKSGVDPELDELHAISYEGKDYLIKLQNREIERTGIGSLKIAYNRVFGYYLEVTHSQQSKVPAEWIRKQTLVNAERYITPELKEYEEKILNAEDKIAAIEFRIFNELVLTAAEYLGTIQQNAIVISTLDALGSFATIARKNNYVKPVITEGKELDIKDGRHAVIEQQLPLGESYVPNDLYLDDLTQQIIIITGPNMAGKSALLRQTALIVLMAQMGSYVPAKAASIGIVDKIFTRVGASDNLSRGESTFMVEMTETASILNNLSDRSLVLMDEIGRGTSTYDGVSIAWAITEYLHSQPDYKPKTLFATHYHELNQLAEDFPRIKNFNVAVKEVDNKVIFLRKLKPGGSAHSFGIHVAQIAGMPQAIVLRASEIMQHLEKDHVNEAHKKRVKEIPKNNFQLSIFEPADPRLEELKEKLSLLDVNTLSPIEALLKLNEFQKIVKKK, from the coding sequence TTGATAAAAGAACGTAAGGAAACCCCGCTTAACAAACAATATAATCAGATAAAAGCCAAATATCCAGGAGCATTGCTGCTATTCAGAGTCGGCGATTTCTATGAGACATTTGGGGAAGATGCAATACGCGCTTCTAAAATTCTGGGGATTGTACTTACACGCCGCAATAACGGAGGTTCGCACGAAGAACTGGCGGGCTTTCCACATCACTCTCTTGATAATTATCTTCCAAAACTGGTTCGTGCAGGAGAGCGCGTAGCTATTTGTGATCAGCTGGAAGATCCTGCTACTGCAAAAGGAATTGTAAAACGTGGCGTTACAGAACTGGTTACGCCTGGTGTATCACTGAATGATAATGTACTGGATGTCAGAAGAAATAATTATCTGGCAGCGGTTCATGTCGGTTCTGATGATTTATATGGCGTTGCTTTTCTGGATATTTCTACGGGCGAATTCATGACCTCCCAGGGTAATGCAGCTTATATAGACAAAATGCTGCAAGGCTTTTCACCGGCGGAAGTGCTGTTCTGTAAAAAACACAAGCAGGAATTTAATCAGCTTTTCGGAGGCAAGTACCATACTTTTCAACTGGAAGACTGGTGTTTTGGCTATGATTATGGATACGAGCAGTTAACCTCACATTTTCAAACAACCACTTTAAAGGGTTTCGGTATTGAGAACCTTCCCATGGGCATCATTGCCGGTGGTGTTATTCTCCACTATCTGCGTGAAACTGAACACAAAGAAGTTAGCCACATCAATCGTGTTACGCGGTTGGAGGAAGAAAAATATGTATGGCTGGATCGTTTCACAGTTCGTAATCTGGAACTCGTAAACGCACAGCAGGAAGGTGGTGTTCCACTTATTCAGATTCTGGATCAGACTGTTACGCCTATGGGCGCCAGGTTGCTGCGTAAATGGGTTGTGCTTCCTTTGAAGGAAAAATTACCTATTGAAGAGCGCCTGAACACAGTTGACCATTTCCTGAGCCATGAAGATTTTCATGATGCAGTAACACAGTATCTTAAACATATAGGCGATCTGGAACGTCTGATCTCCAAAGTGGCTGTGAGAAGGATCAGCCCGCGGGAGCTGGTTCAGCTCAAAAAATCCCTGAAACAAATTGGCCCGATTAAAGAGCTTTTATCAAAACTGGTGGAAGAAGATAAAAAGGAGAATCCAGGTAAAGTCAAAAGTACTTCTGGCTCGGCTTATGCTATTTTAGGTAAGTATGCAGACCAGCTTAATCCATGCAGTTTTTTAATTGATAAAATTGAAACTGAGATAAAAGACGACGCTCCGGTTCTTTCCAATCAGGGGCGAATGGTTAAAAGTGGCGTTGATCCTGAGCTGGATGAACTGCATGCCATTTCATATGAAGGGAAGGATTATCTGATCAAGCTTCAAAACCGGGAGATAGAGCGTACCGGTATAGGGTCGCTAAAAATTGCTTATAACAGGGTTTTTGGTTATTACCTGGAAGTAACACATTCACAGCAAAGTAAGGTGCCTGCCGAATGGATCCGTAAGCAAACATTGGTAAATGCCGAACGTTATATTACACCTGAACTTAAAGAATACGAAGAGAAAATACTGAATGCTGAAGACAAAATAGCTGCCATTGAATTCCGGATTTTTAATGAACTGGTACTGACAGCAGCGGAATATCTGGGTACAATACAGCAAAATGCTATTGTAATTTCAACTTTGGATGCATTGGGTTCTTTTGCAACCATTGCCCGGAAAAATAACTATGTTAAACCGGTTATTACAGAGGGAAAAGAACTGGATATTAAAGACGGCCGGCATGCAGTAATTGAACAGCAACTGCCATTGGGAGAAAGTTATGTTCCAAATGATTTGTACCTGGACGATCTTACGCAGCAGATCATCATCATTACAGGTCCGAATATGGCTGGTAAGTCTGCACTTTTACGGCAGACTGCTTTAATTGTATTGATGGCTCAGATGGGTAGCTATGTTCCAGCCAAAGCGGCGTCCATCGGGATTGTGGATAAGATTTTCACAAGGGTAGGAGCAAGCGACAACCTGAGCCGGGGTGAAAGTACATTTATGGTTGAAATGACCGAAACCGCGAGTATCCTGAATAATTTGAGTGACCGGAGCCTGGTTCTTATGGATGAAATTGGCCGCGGAACGAGCACCTATGATGGCGTTTCCATTGCATGGGCCATAACAGAATATCTTCACAGTCAGCCTGATTATAAGCCAAAAACGTTATTTGCAACGCATTATCATGAGTTAAATCAACTGGCGGAAGATTTTCCACGCATCAAAAACTTCAATGTTGCCGTAAAGGAGGTAGATAATAAAGTAATATTCCTGCGTAAATTGAAGCCCGGCGGAAGTGCGCACAGTTTTGGTATACATGTGGCCCAGATCGCCGGAATGCCGCAGGCTATTGTTTTACGAGCCAGTGAAATTATGCAGCATCTTGAAAAAGACCATGTAAATGAAGCGCACAAGAAACGCGTAAAAGAGATTCCTAAGAATAATTTTCAGCTGAGTATTTTTGAACCTGCTGATCCGCGACTGGAAGAATTAAAAGAAAAACTGTCCTTGCTTGACGTTAATACGTTGTCGCCGATAGAAGCACTTTTGAAACTGAATGAATTTCAGAAGATAGTGAAGAAAAAGTAA